The DNA region CCCTTGTAATGCCCCATGAAGATGTACGCCTTCAACAACTTAGCGCCTGGCTGGACCAGCAACTGCCCCTTCTATTCCACGCGGAAGGCTGGGGTGACGTGCCGCCGGCGGAGCTGCTGCCGGCCAGCAGCGACGCGAGTTTCCGCCGTTATTTCCGCTGGCAGGCGCAGGGCCGCAGCCTGATCCTGATGGATGCCCCGCCGCCCCAGGAAGATTGCCGCCCCTTCGTCAAGGTCGCGGGCATGCTCGCCGAGGCCGGCGTCCATGTGCCGCGGATCCTCGCGGCGGACCTGGAGCAGGGTTTCCTGTTGCTCGATGACCTCGGGCGCCAGACCTACCTGGAAGTGATCGACACCGACAATGCCGATGCGCTGTTCGAGGATGCCTTCCAGGCACTGCTGGCCCTGCAGCAGCGCAGTCTCGACGCGCCGATGCCCGCCTATGACGACGCACTGCTACGCCGCGAGCTGCAGCTCTTCCCCGACTGGTATCTCAAGCGTCACCTGGGTATCGAGCTGGCCGGCGAGCCGTTGGCGGCCTGGGAGCGGACCTGCGATCTGCTGGTCGCCAGTGCGCTCGCCCAGCCCCGCGTGCTGGTGCACCGCGACTACATGCCGCGCAACCTGATGCTCAGCACGCCCAATCCCGGCGTGCTGGATTTCCAGGATGCGGTCTACGGCCCGGTCACCTACGACGTCACCAGCCTGTTCAAGGACGCCTTCCTCAGCTGGCCCGAGGCGCGCGTGCGCAATTGGCTGGAGCGCTACTGGAGCCTGGCCCGCGAAGCGGGCGTCCCGGTGCAGCCGCAGTTCGACGACTTCCTCCGTGCCAGCGACCTGATGGGCGTGCAGCGCCACCTCAAGGTCATCGGCATCTTCGCGCGCATCTGCCACCGCGACGGCAAGCCCAAGTACCTCGGCGATGTGCCGCGCTTCTTCTCCTATATAGAGGCGGTGATCGCGCGTCGCCCCGAACTGGCCGACCTCAAGGCGCTGCTCGCCTCTCTGCCACAAGCCGAAACGGTGCACGCATGAGGGCGATGATCCTCGCGGCGGGCAAGGGCGAGCGCATGCGCCCGCTGACGCTGCACACCCCCAAGCCGCTGGTTCGCGCCGGCGGCACCCCGCTGATCGAGTTCCATATCCGCGCCCTTGCCGCTGCGGGGCTCAGTGAATTGGTGATCAACCATGCCTGGCTCGGCCAGCAGATCGAGGATCACCTGGGCAGCGGCGAGCGCTTCGGCGTCAGCATCCGTTATTCCCCCGAGGGCGAGCCGCTGGAAACCGGCGGGGGCATCCACCGCGCATTGCCGCTGCTGGGCGACGAGCCCTTCCTGGTGGTCAACGGCGACATCTGGACCGACTACGATTTCGACGCCCTGCGCGATCACCCGTTGCAGGGCCTCGCCCACCTGGTGCTGGTGGATAACCCCAGCCATCATCCGGGCGGTGATTTCCGGCTGGCCGGTGGCATGGTCAGCGATGGCGT from Pseudomonas tohonis includes:
- a CDS encoding aminoglycoside phosphotransferase family protein, with the translated sequence MPHEDVRLQQLSAWLDQQLPLLFHAEGWGDVPPAELLPASSDASFRRYFRWQAQGRSLILMDAPPPQEDCRPFVKVAGMLAEAGVHVPRILAADLEQGFLLLDDLGRQTYLEVIDTDNADALFEDAFQALLALQQRSLDAPMPAYDDALLRRELQLFPDWYLKRHLGIELAGEPLAAWERTCDLLVASALAQPRVLVHRDYMPRNLMLSTPNPGVLDFQDAVYGPVTYDVTSLFKDAFLSWPEARVRNWLERYWSLAREAGVPVQPQFDDFLRASDLMGVQRHLKVIGIFARICHRDGKPKYLGDVPRFFSYIEAVIARRPELADLKALLASLPQAETVHA
- the murU gene encoding N-acetylmuramate alpha-1-phosphate uridylyltransferase MurU; translation: MRAMILAAGKGERMRPLTLHTPKPLVRAGGTPLIEFHIRALAAAGLSELVINHAWLGQQIEDHLGSGERFGVSIRYSPEGEPLETGGGIHRALPLLGDEPFLVVNGDIWTDYDFDALRDHPLQGLAHLVLVDNPSHHPGGDFRLAGGMVSDGVPGEPGLTYSGIAVLHPALFDGCSAGAFKLAPLLRRAMGDGRVSGEHFAGRWVDVGTHERLAEVERLIEAGR